A window of Lepidochelys kempii isolate rLepKem1 chromosome 1, rLepKem1.hap2, whole genome shotgun sequence contains these coding sequences:
- the SYCE3 gene encoding synaptonemal complex central element protein 3: MAKSEPRERNYDNMVKMLEDLNRDLEKLLEEMEKLSVQATWMAYDMVVMRTNPDLANSMRRLEDAFLNCKEEMEKNWQEMLKETKGTEQKQE; this comes from the exons ATGGCCAAATCTGAACCTCGGGAAAGAAACTATGACAATATGGTAAAAATGCTGGAGGACTTGAACAGGGACTTAGAAAAACTTCTGGAAGAAATGGAGAAACTATCAG TGCAGGCAACCTGGATGGCATATGATATGGTGGTTATGCGTACCAACCCAGACTTGGCCAACTCCATGAGGCGACTGGAAGATGCATTCCTCAACTGCAaagaagagatggaaaagaaCTGGCAAGAGATGCTGAAGGAAACTAAAGGCACtgaacaaaaacaggaataa